A region of Sulfurovum sp. DNA encodes the following proteins:
- a CDS encoding YraN family protein, which yields MHELPKIFGDTSEDLATRFLEQEGYIIIERNYFARKLGEIDIVAQKDGVLHFVEVKSAKADFDPIYNMTFAKLRKVINSAHYYMKSKHIDIPFSIDALIIRGDEVEFLENVTL from the coding sequence ATGCATGAGTTACCTAAAATATTTGGTGATACCAGCGAAGATTTGGCAACACGGTTTCTGGAGCAAGAAGGATATATAATTATCGAACGAAATTACTTTGCTAGAAAACTTGGAGAGATTGATATTGTTGCCCAAAAAGATGGAGTATTACATTTTGTTGAAGTTAAATCAGCCAAGGCAGATTTTGATCCTATTTATAATATGACTTTTGCTAAATTGCGTAAAGTAATTAATTCGGCACATTACTATATGAAAAGTAAACATATTGATATACCATTTAGTATTGATGCGCTCATTATTCGGGGTGATGAGGTTGAGTTTTTGGAGAATGTTACGCTATAA
- a CDS encoding phytanoyl-CoA dioxygenase family protein, translated as MILTEIQLEQFERDGFLLLPSFVNAERCDTICDISKAHLKHKVPPIETELEYVGKTKEERKLIADGKAHLFEKQVTVRRLRQVYRRDIVFRQWMEEPKMRPVLKQILGEDPTITIAHHNSIMTKMPHTSTETRWHQDFRYWNFENDNLVSIWLALDEECSQNGVLEFIPGSHKMLFIPEQFDEKEYFREDVNENQKLIATKTSHILQKGDVVLFHCKLLHRANKNMTNKPKISFVYTVKGCNNQAIFGTRSAAYEEVPLVII; from the coding sequence ATGATACTAACTGAAATACAGTTGGAGCAATTTGAAAGAGATGGCTTTTTACTACTTCCAAGTTTTGTCAATGCGGAACGATGTGATACCATATGTGATATTTCCAAAGCACATTTAAAACATAAGGTACCTCCTATTGAAACAGAGTTGGAGTATGTGGGTAAAACCAAAGAAGAGCGCAAGCTTATTGCCGATGGTAAGGCACACCTGTTTGAAAAACAGGTGACAGTACGAAGACTCAGGCAGGTCTACCGTCGTGATATTGTTTTTAGGCAGTGGATGGAGGAGCCAAAAATGCGTCCAGTGCTCAAACAGATACTTGGAGAAGATCCAACGATTACCATTGCTCACCACAACTCTATTATGACCAAAATGCCACATACCTCTACAGAGACAAGATGGCATCAAGATTTCCGCTATTGGAACTTTGAGAACGATAATCTTGTCTCGATATGGTTAGCACTAGATGAAGAGTGTAGTCAAAATGGTGTATTAGAGTTTATACCAGGTAGTCATAAGATGTTATTTATACCAGAGCAGTTTGATGAAAAGGAGTATTTTCGGGAAGATGTTAACGAAAATCAGAAACTTATAGCAACCAAAACATCACATATATTACAAAAAGGTGATGTGGTGCTTTTTCACTGTAAGTTGTTGCATCGTGCCAATAAAAATATGACCAATAAGCCCAAGATATCATTTGTGTATACGGTAAAGGGGTGCAATAATCAAGCAATCTTTGGAACACGTTCTGCAGCTTATGAGGAGGTGCCACTAGTTATAATTTAA
- the trxA gene encoding thioredoxin produces MAKYVELTSANFEDTVKEGVTMVDFWAPWCGPCRMIAPVVEELAEDFDGKATIAKVNTDEQQDLAVKYGIRSIPAILFFKDGEVVDQMVGAASKDAFAEKINTLI; encoded by the coding sequence ATGGCAAAATATGTAGAACTCACTTCTGCGAATTTTGAAGATACAGTAAAAGAAGGTGTTACAATGGTAGATTTTTGGGCTCCATGGTGTGGTCCTTGTAGAATGATTGCGCCAGTTGTTGAAGAGCTTGCAGAAGATTTTGATGGAAAAGCAACAATTGCAAAAGTAAATACAGACGAGCAGCAGGATCTTGCAGTCAAGTATGGTATTAGATCGATTCCGGCAATTCTCTTCTTTAAGGATGGCGAAGTGGTTGATCAGATGGTCGGTGCTGCTTCTAAAGATGCATTTGCAGAAAAAATCAATACACTAATCTAA
- the trxB gene encoding thioredoxin-disulfide reductase has protein sequence MLDCAIIGGGPAGLTAGLYATRGGLKNVVLFEVGLPGGQITQSSEIENYPGFFDHTKTGMDFMNTWQEQCFHFGLKHEMQKVEQVTKEDTYFIITLENGSTIKSKTAIVCTGSIPKRAGFKGEDEFFGRGVSTCATCDGFFYKDKPVTVLGGGDTALEEAIYLSGIVSNVYLVHRNDTFSAAPSTIERIKNKENIHFILNSVVEEVLGDAAGVHSVRVKNLKTDERQVLDTPGLFVFVGHNVNNGVLKDKNAGFICDVNDWGQVVVDLGMKTSMEGLYVAGDLRIEAPKQVVVAAGDGATAALQVISYIQEQM, from the coding sequence ATGTTAGATTGTGCAATTATTGGTGGAGGACCTGCAGGTTTGACGGCAGGACTCTATGCGACACGTGGCGGACTGAAAAATGTTGTACTTTTTGAAGTAGGGCTGCCTGGTGGGCAGATTACACAAAGTTCAGAAATAGAAAACTATCCGGGTTTTTTCGACCATACCAAGACAGGTATGGATTTTATGAATACTTGGCAAGAGCAGTGTTTTCATTTTGGACTCAAGCATGAGATGCAGAAAGTTGAACAGGTTACTAAAGAGGATACATATTTTATTATCACCCTTGAAAATGGCAGCACAATAAAGTCGAAGACAGCTATTGTTTGTACTGGGAGCATACCTAAGCGTGCTGGATTTAAGGGTGAAGATGAGTTCTTTGGGCGCGGAGTAAGTACCTGTGCAACCTGTGATGGTTTTTTTTACAAAGATAAACCAGTTACAGTTCTTGGTGGAGGTGATACAGCATTAGAAGAGGCTATTTACCTTTCTGGGATTGTCTCTAATGTCTATTTGGTACACAGAAATGATACTTTTAGTGCAGCACCTTCAACGATAGAGCGTATCAAAAATAAAGAGAATATTCACTTTATACTTAATTCGGTAGTAGAGGAGGTATTAGGAGATGCAGCAGGGGTACATTCTGTACGCGTAAAGAACCTTAAAACAGATGAGAGACAAGTACTGGATACGCCAGGACTGTTTGTGTTTGTTGGACACAATGTTAACAACGGTGTTCTCAAAGATAAGAATGCTGGCTTTATTTGTGATGTAAATGATTGGGGACAAGTAGTGGTCGATTTGGGTATGAAAACTTCTATGGAAGGACTCTACGTTGCAGGAGATTTACGTATTGAGGCACCTAAACAGGTAGTGGTTGCAGCAGGCGATGGTGCAACAGCAGCATTACAGGTAATTTCATATATTCAGGAGCAGATGTAA
- the dapB gene encoding 4-hydroxy-tetrahydrodipicolinate reductase: MTKVGIVGSTGRMGRHLIDNILEDEVLTLSGLHVFDELKMNVPDTVLITNSMDALLEVCDVIIDFSAPVATEVLCEVALKNPTPLVVATTGFTEHHQNLLIEAAKKMPVLYSSNMSAGIALLKQLVEQVSETLKDFDIEIVEQHHRYKVDAPSGTALTLAEFAAKGRGLSLDEVRISGRDGQVGARTKDEISVMALRGGDIVGRHTVGFYNDGEFLELNHTATSRETFSKGAIRAAKWLIDQPAGFYTINDCLGI, encoded by the coding sequence ATGACAAAAGTAGGAATTGTGGGTAGTACAGGCAGGATGGGAAGACATCTTATTGACAATATACTTGAAGATGAAGTATTAACACTATCGGGACTGCATGTTTTTGATGAACTTAAAATGAATGTGCCAGATACTGTACTTATTACCAATAGTATGGATGCACTTCTTGAGGTATGTGATGTTATTATAGATTTTTCGGCACCAGTAGCAACTGAAGTATTGTGTGAAGTTGCACTAAAAAATCCAACTCCATTGGTTGTGGCAACTACAGGATTTACCGAGCATCACCAAAATCTTTTAATAGAAGCCGCCAAGAAGATGCCAGTGCTCTACTCATCCAACATGTCTGCAGGAATTGCGTTACTCAAGCAGTTAGTAGAGCAAGTCTCGGAAACACTGAAGGATTTTGATATTGAGATTGTTGAACAGCATCATCGATACAAAGTTGATGCACCAAGTGGCACAGCATTGACATTAGCGGAGTTTGCCGCGAAAGGTCGTGGGCTTAGCCTTGATGAGGTACGTATTAGCGGAAGAGACGGGCAGGTTGGTGCTAGAACCAAGGATGAGATTTCGGTGATGGCATTAAGGGGTGGTGATATTGTCGGTCGCCATACAGTTGGTTTTTACAATGATGGTGAGTTTCTTGAGCTCAACCACACTGCTACTAGCCGTGAGACCTTTTCCAAAGGTGCCATTAGGGCAGCCAAGTGGCTGATTGATCAACCGGCAGGGTTTTACACAATTAATGATTGTCTGGGAATTTGA
- the purF gene encoding amidophosphoribosyltransferase yields the protein MCAIVGIFGARKASTVAYYSLFSMQHRGQEATGISVANGKKIQLYKKHGMVADVFSQEILDDMEGGCAVGHNRYSTAGSESQGDAQPVFAKYKLGEISVVHNGNLVNKYEVRHDLIAKGAIFQTDMDTENIIHLIAKSQKCALVDRIKDMLTKIEGAYCLAIQSRSKMFVVRDRYGIRPLSLGRLPDNGWMVASETCAFDLVGAEFIRDINPGEMLIFEEGKEPVSEQIFEPDYHPCAFEYIYFARPDSMIDGKNVYEMRLKMGQKLAEETPVEVDIVLPVPDSGVAAARGYADGLGVPFEMGIVRNHYVGRTFIEPTQEIRDLKVKLKLSPIKHLIEGKRVVIIDDSLVRGTTSKQIVRMLKEAGAKEVHMRIAAPEIKFPCRYGIDTPTKTELISTKMNPEEIAKSMGADSLGFLSIEGLVESLGKERTYSLVSFDGKYFAGGNADSPRCLDFY from the coding sequence ATGTGTGCTATTGTCGGTATTTTTGGTGCAAGGAAAGCCTCTACAGTGGCATATTATTCTCTTTTTTCTATGCAACATCGTGGACAGGAGGCGACGGGGATATCTGTTGCCAATGGCAAGAAGATTCAACTATACAAAAAACATGGTATGGTTGCTGATGTTTTTTCCCAAGAAATACTTGATGATATGGAAGGTGGATGTGCTGTAGGTCACAATCGTTATTCCACTGCAGGCAGTGAATCACAAGGAGATGCTCAGCCAGTTTTTGCAAAATATAAGCTAGGTGAGATCTCTGTGGTTCACAATGGAAATCTTGTCAATAAGTATGAAGTACGTCATGATCTTATTGCTAAAGGAGCTATCTTTCAAACCGATATGGATACGGAGAATATTATACACCTAATTGCAAAGTCTCAGAAGTGTGCATTGGTTGACCGTATTAAAGATATGCTTACAAAAATTGAAGGTGCCTACTGTTTGGCAATCCAAAGTCGCTCGAAGATGTTTGTTGTTCGTGATCGCTATGGTATCAGACCATTAAGCCTAGGGAGATTGCCTGATAATGGATGGATGGTTGCAAGTGAAACCTGTGCATTTGATCTTGTGGGTGCAGAATTTATTCGTGATATTAATCCGGGGGAAATGCTGATATTTGAAGAGGGAAAAGAACCTGTCAGTGAGCAAATCTTTGAACCAGACTATCATCCATGCGCATTTGAATATATCTATTTTGCTAGACCTGATTCAATGATTGATGGAAAGAATGTTTATGAAATGCGCTTGAAGATGGGACAAAAGCTTGCAGAAGAGACACCCGTGGAGGTAGACATTGTGCTTCCAGTACCTGACAGTGGCGTGGCAGCAGCACGTGGTTATGCAGATGGGCTGGGGGTACCTTTTGAGATGGGGATTGTGCGTAATCACTATGTAGGACGTACCTTCATTGAGCCAACACAGGAGATTCGTGATCTGAAGGTAAAGCTCAAGCTTTCTCCTATCAAGCATCTTATTGAGGGAAAACGTGTAGTAATCATCGATGACTCATTGGTGCGAGGTACGACTTCTAAGCAGATTGTACGTATGCTTAAAGAGGCGGGAGCCAAAGAGGTACATATGCGTATTGCAGCACCAGAAATTAAGTTTCCTTGCCGTTATGGAATTGATACACCGACCAAGACAGAACTTATCTCTACTAAGATGAATCCAGAAGAGATTGCCAAAAGTATGGGAGCCGATTCGCTTGGTTTCCTCTCGATTGAAGGTTTAGTTGAATCACTAGGTAAAGAGCGTACCTATTCACTTGTCAGTTTTGATGGAAAATATTTTGCTGGAGGAAATGCAGATAGTCCCCGTTGTTTAGATTTTTACTAG
- a CDS encoding M13 family metallopeptidase yields MKNIYVLLMLIIFIVPIMAEDSYQSKPRLEDNFYQNKNYNWLKSIKIPNSEPGINSFFIIKNEKIDKRLRSLLESNISKSKIETKVRDAYLSFMDTKKRDMLGLSPIKKIYLEKIDKIHSYRELAILMAKFLKDGIIAPMVFFVMPDLKEGEKYALYIAQAGLFLSKDSYLKKDARSVKQRKVYREFLEELFTLAHDSNPDKKAKQIIELETKLAKYYFSPAENRDFAKLYNKTTISKLSKILSNYPVEEVFSELGIAKDSNIIINQLPYIKAFNTLFLKIPLQSWKGYMKAKVLLRFTSVLSEEFDIALLNYKKNAGLIRNDWPKWKKGLDFVQITFPLLLSRAYVENYFDKNAKKRVTKMINNIKDEFKDTIKNSDIFTQSTKEKALDKLYKMRFNVGYPDVWKDYNTLIVKKDDLIGNVVRASNFNYKDQIEKLGKEVDKDDWSEENPAFKVNAFYDPTQNKFVILTGILNKPFFDVNSTIAQNYGGIGTVIAHEIGHAFDDQGSRFDANGNMKNWWTVEDKKAFKKIKNRLIAQADHYQPFSHIYMKGALKVGEIIGDLNGATISLAAYERTSKKNGTKVDYRAFFASYAYIWRMKLRKEYALRLVETDPHPLGEYRANETLRNIDKFFETYHIKKGDKMYRSPQERIKLW; encoded by the coding sequence ATGAAAAACATATATGTACTTTTAATGTTAATAATCTTTATTGTGCCAATTATGGCTGAAGATAGCTATCAATCAAAGCCAAGATTGGAAGACAATTTCTACCAGAATAAAAACTACAATTGGCTTAAGAGCATAAAAATACCTAATTCTGAGCCTGGGATTAACTCATTTTTTATTATAAAAAATGAAAAGATAGATAAAAGATTAAGAAGTTTGCTAGAAAGTAATATTTCCAAAAGTAAAATTGAAACAAAAGTGAGAGACGCATATCTCTCTTTTATGGATACAAAAAAGAGAGATATGCTTGGCTTGTCCCCTATTAAAAAAATATATCTTGAAAAGATAGATAAAATACACTCTTATAGGGAATTAGCTATTTTAATGGCAAAATTTCTTAAAGATGGCATTATTGCCCCTATGGTTTTTTTTGTTATGCCTGACCTGAAAGAGGGAGAAAAGTATGCCCTGTATATAGCACAAGCAGGTCTTTTTTTATCGAAAGATAGCTATCTGAAAAAAGATGCCAGATCCGTAAAACAACGTAAGGTTTATCGTGAGTTTTTAGAAGAACTTTTTACATTAGCACATGATTCAAATCCTGACAAGAAAGCTAAACAAATCATAGAACTAGAGACAAAGTTGGCAAAATATTATTTTAGTCCTGCTGAAAATAGGGATTTTGCAAAACTATACAATAAAACTACTATTTCAAAACTATCAAAGATACTTAGTAACTATCCTGTAGAAGAAGTATTTTCTGAACTTGGTATAGCAAAAGACAGCAATATAATCATCAATCAACTACCATACATCAAGGCGTTCAATACACTTTTTTTAAAGATACCATTACAGTCTTGGAAAGGGTATATGAAAGCCAAGGTCTTGCTTCGTTTTACATCTGTACTTTCAGAGGAGTTTGATATTGCACTGCTTAACTATAAGAAAAATGCAGGACTTATAAGGAATGATTGGCCAAAATGGAAAAAAGGTCTTGACTTTGTTCAAATAACTTTTCCATTGCTCTTAAGTAGAGCATATGTAGAGAACTATTTTGACAAAAATGCAAAAAAACGTGTTACAAAAATGATTAATAACATTAAAGATGAGTTTAAGGATACGATTAAAAACTCAGATATTTTTACCCAGTCAACCAAAGAAAAAGCATTAGATAAATTGTATAAAATGCGTTTTAATGTGGGTTATCCAGATGTCTGGAAAGATTATAATACTCTCATTGTAAAAAAAGATGATTTGATTGGGAATGTGGTTCGTGCGTCAAATTTCAACTACAAAGACCAAATTGAGAAACTTGGTAAAGAGGTAGATAAAGATGATTGGTCAGAAGAAAACCCCGCATTTAAAGTCAACGCATTCTATGATCCAACACAAAATAAGTTTGTAATACTCACAGGTATACTTAATAAACCTTTTTTTGATGTTAATTCGACAATAGCACAAAATTATGGTGGTATTGGAACTGTGATAGCTCATGAAATTGGACATGCTTTTGATGATCAAGGTAGTCGTTTTGATGCAAATGGTAATATGAAGAACTGGTGGACCGTTGAAGATAAAAAAGCTTTTAAAAAGATCAAAAATAGACTTATCGCTCAGGCAGATCATTATCAACCCTTCTCGCATATTTACATGAAAGGCGCTTTAAAGGTTGGAGAAATTATAGGTGATCTTAATGGGGCAACCATCTCTTTGGCTGCTTATGAGAGAACTTCTAAGAAAAATGGGACTAAAGTTGACTATAGAGCATTTTTTGCTAGCTATGCATATATATGGAGAATGAAACTTAGAAAAGAGTATGCACTAAGACTTGTAGAAACTGATCCACATCCACTTGGAGAATATAGAGCCAATGAAACATTAAGAAATATAGATAAGTTTTTTGAGACCTATCACATAAAAAAAGGTGATAAAATGTATAGATCTCCACAGGAGCGTATTAAATTATGGTAG
- the hisIE gene encoding bifunctional phosphoribosyl-AMP cyclohydrolase/phosphoribosyl-ATP diphosphatase HisIE translates to MQKGKNKKLSQHNNNLMIINWKKNPLVPVIAQDAENNEILMLAYMDEEAYSLTLATGYAHYFSRSKQRIWKKGESSGHTQEIKDILLDCDADTIILKIKQNGVACHTGRKSCFFTSILQDKIICEKEIDTHVIYGAVDTLYHTILERKNASMNQKSWTKKLLDDKNLLLSKIREEANEVCVAIDKESDKQVIYEVTDLLYHTLVGLGYRNISPDRIKQELVRRFGISGIEEKEMRQK, encoded by the coding sequence ATGCAAAAGGGAAAAAACAAAAAACTATCTCAGCACAACAATAACCTTATGATTATTAATTGGAAAAAGAACCCTCTTGTCCCTGTTATCGCACAAGATGCAGAAAATAACGAGATTCTTATGCTCGCTTATATGGATGAAGAGGCATATAGTCTTACTCTTGCTACTGGATATGCCCACTATTTTAGCCGCTCCAAGCAACGCATCTGGAAAAAAGGTGAAAGTTCAGGGCATACGCAAGAGATCAAGGACATATTACTTGACTGTGATGCCGATACGATTATTCTTAAGATTAAACAAAATGGTGTTGCTTGTCACACAGGGCGAAAGAGTTGCTTTTTTACTTCTATCCTTCAAGATAAGATTATTTGCGAAAAAGAGATTGATACACATGTCATTTATGGAGCAGTCGATACCCTCTACCATACTATTCTAGAACGAAAGAATGCATCAATGAATCAAAAATCATGGACAAAAAAACTACTTGATGATAAAAACTTATTATTAAGCAAAATACGGGAAGAGGCAAATGAAGTCTGTGTTGCTATTGATAAAGAGAGTGACAAACAGGTCATTTATGAGGTGACCGATCTTCTTTATCATACCCTTGTAGGACTAGGTTATCGTAACATTTCGCCTGACCGTATCAAGCAGGAGCTTGTGCGTCGCTTTGGTATAAGTGGTATAGAAGAGAAAGAAATGCGTCAAAAATAA
- a CDS encoding prohibitin family protein, producing MPADMNDYFKKKKPNYNQNNSSNGDNNQNFNNPLNNMGGKGSSWIFILIAIVFGIFILKPFTIINSGEVGIKVTTGKFQDKPLAPGLHFFIPIFEKIIPVNTRVRMITYSNENKQVLNDGYSRYEGGLRRNPAIRVMDSRGLDVDIDLAVQYHLRPKSAPKTIAIWGTAWEDKIINTKVREIVRDVIGKYAAENLPQKRTEIAKEIQERVRKKVQAISSTPVVLDSVELRNIQLPKKIKSKIEELQAEKQNVMIAEQQKDRAKREAERKAEIARGEAQKRRIEAQGQADQIRIEAQAQAKANKIIAQSLTTDLLLLEQIKTQGKFNEALKVNKDAQIFLTPGGAVPNIWVDAKGKKQKTISAQQ from the coding sequence ATGCCAGCAGACATGAACGACTATTTTAAAAAAAAGAAGCCAAACTATAACCAAAATAATAGTAGCAATGGAGATAATAATCAAAACTTTAATAATCCTCTAAACAATATGGGTGGCAAAGGGTCATCATGGATATTTATTCTTATTGCTATTGTTTTTGGTATTTTTATTCTCAAACCTTTTACGATTATTAATTCTGGTGAAGTGGGCATCAAGGTAACCACCGGTAAATTTCAGGACAAACCCCTTGCTCCAGGATTACACTTTTTTATTCCTATTTTTGAAAAAATTATTCCTGTCAATACCCGTGTACGCATGATTACCTATTCCAATGAAAACAAACAGGTTCTTAATGATGGATATAGTCGATACGAAGGTGGATTGCGTCGAAATCCGGCTATTCGGGTAATGGACTCAAGAGGACTAGATGTTGATATTGACTTAGCAGTCCAATATCATCTCCGTCCAAAAAGTGCTCCTAAAACCATTGCTATATGGGGTACAGCATGGGAAGATAAAATTATCAATACCAAAGTAAGAGAGATTGTTCGTGACGTTATTGGTAAATATGCAGCAGAAAACCTTCCTCAGAAACGTACCGAAATTGCAAAAGAGATACAAGAACGTGTACGAAAAAAAGTTCAGGCCATATCTAGTACACCTGTCGTTCTGGATTCTGTAGAACTTAGAAATATTCAACTACCTAAAAAAATTAAAAGCAAAATTGAAGAACTTCAAGCCGAAAAACAGAATGTTATGATTGCCGAACAACAAAAAGATAGAGCTAAACGTGAAGCGGAAAGAAAAGCAGAAATTGCACGTGGTGAAGCACAAAAACGTCGTATTGAAGCACAAGGACAGGCAGATCAAATTCGTATTGAAGCTCAAGCCCAAGCCAAAGCTAATAAAATCATCGCACAATCTCTAACCACAGATCTGCTATTACTTGAACAGATTAAAACTCAAGGGAAATTCAATGAAGCATTGAAAGTTAATAAAGATGCACAAATCTTTCTTACTCCCGGTGGTGCAGTACCTAATATATGGGTAGATGCAAAAGGGAAAAAACAAAAAACTATCTCAGCACAACAATAA
- a CDS encoding branched-chain amino acid transaminase: MNKAKYIWMNGDFTPWDDAKVHVLTHTLHYGNGAIEGTKAYKTVDGRCAIFKLNEHTQRLLNSAKMTLMDVPYSLEDLNEAQIKLLQENKLFEGAYIRPLVYLGYGVMGLYHKEAPVNVSISAWEWGAYLGEEGLKKGIRLKISSITRTPNTSSMGKAKAVANYLNSQMAKFEAIEAGYDEALLRDDQGYVAEASGACFFIIRDGKLISPPNDNSLESITQATVIDLAKDMGITIIRRRITREEVYIADECFLTGTAAEVTPVREVDARVIGTGSRGSITEKLQTAYFDAVAGKNLKYTKHLTYIN, from the coding sequence ATGAATAAAGCAAAATATATTTGGATGAATGGAGATTTCACCCCATGGGATGATGCTAAAGTTCATGTCCTCACACATACCCTTCATTACGGAAATGGTGCTATCGAAGGAACTAAAGCTTACAAGACAGTAGATGGAAGATGTGCTATCTTCAAACTCAATGAACACACCCAAAGATTATTAAACTCAGCAAAGATGACACTTATGGATGTTCCTTATAGCCTTGAAGATCTTAATGAAGCACAGATTAAACTACTGCAAGAAAACAAACTTTTTGAAGGGGCCTATATTAGACCACTGGTCTATTTAGGATATGGAGTCATGGGTCTTTATCATAAAGAGGCACCTGTCAATGTCTCTATTTCTGCATGGGAGTGGGGAGCCTATCTTGGTGAAGAGGGACTCAAAAAAGGTATTCGCCTCAAAATCTCTTCAATAACCCGTACACCCAATACATCAAGTATGGGAAAAGCCAAAGCCGTTGCCAACTACCTTAACTCACAGATGGCAAAATTTGAAGCAATTGAAGCAGGGTATGATGAAGCATTATTGCGTGATGATCAAGGTTATGTTGCCGAAGCATCAGGAGCCTGCTTCTTTATAATTAGAGACGGAAAACTCATCTCTCCACCAAATGATAACTCACTTGAATCCATCACACAAGCAACAGTAATCGATTTAGCAAAAGATATGGGTATCACAATAATTCGTCGTCGTATTACCCGTGAAGAGGTATATATTGCCGATGAATGTTTTCTCACTGGTACTGCGGCAGAGGTCACTCCTGTACGCGAGGTTGATGCACGCGTAATCGGAACAGGTTCAAGAGGATCTATCACTGAAAAATTACAGACAGCCTATTTTGATGCAGTAGCAGGAAAGAATCTTAAATATACCAAACACCTAACTTATATTAACTAA
- the rpmE gene encoding 50S ribosomal protein L31, which produces MIKDIHPEYMECKVKCACGNKFEIRSNKPEMSIDICNECHPFFTGSEKIVDAAGRVEKFKSKYKLS; this is translated from the coding sequence ATGATAAAAGATATTCACCCTGAATATATGGAATGTAAAGTTAAGTGTGCTTGTGGAAACAAATTTGAAATAAGATCCAATAAGCCTGAAATGTCTATTGATATTTGTAATGAATGCCACCCATTCTTCACGGGTTCTGAAAAAATTGTAGATGCTGCAGGTAGAGTAGAGAAGTTTAAGAGCAAGTATAAACTTAGCTAA
- the rsmI gene encoding 16S rRNA (cytidine(1402)-2'-O)-methyltransferase, translating to MLTFIPTPIGNPQDITIRAMRIFEKAELFFCEDTRQTKHLLKLLEERFGMVFPNAQFISFNEHNGKDRLEQYGATLNTKKVVYVSDAGMPVISDPGQLLVVYCQVNGIEYDVLPGASAVTTAYAASGFNEEKFLFFAFLPHKGKGRIFALQKAMNNGYNTVLYEAPHRLLKLLEEIVQIDETRKIFLAKEISKRYQRYYCGSAKEILATIKENTIRGEWVVVIDAAKTKEKSLFFSEVLVLDIPPKIKAKLLAQLSDKGVKEWYKVLSKK from the coding sequence ATGCTCACCTTTATTCCTACTCCTATTGGAAACCCACAAGATATTACCATTCGTGCTATGAGGATTTTTGAAAAAGCAGAACTCTTTTTTTGTGAGGATACCAGACAGACCAAACATCTTCTAAAACTACTTGAAGAACGTTTTGGTATGGTATTTCCAAATGCTCAATTTATCTCCTTTAATGAACACAATGGTAAAGATCGCCTTGAACAGTATGGAGCTACTCTGAACACAAAAAAGGTAGTTTATGTTTCTGATGCAGGGATGCCTGTTATTTCTGATCCTGGACAACTACTGGTGGTCTATTGTCAGGTTAATGGCATTGAGTATGATGTGTTGCCTGGTGCCTCAGCTGTCACAACAGCCTATGCTGCTTCTGGTTTTAATGAGGAAAAATTTCTCTTTTTTGCTTTTTTGCCACACAAAGGTAAAGGGCGTATTTTTGCACTTCAAAAAGCAATGAATAATGGATACAATACGGTACTCTATGAGGCACCTCACCGTCTATTGAAACTTCTTGAAGAGATTGTACAGATTGATGAGACACGTAAAATTTTTCTTGCCAAAGAGATTAGTAAACGGTATCAGAGATATTATTGTGGTAGTGCCAAAGAGATATTGGCAACAATAAAAGAGAATACAATTAGGGGCGAATGGGTTGTTGTGATTGATGCAGCAAAAACTAAAGAGAAAAGTCTTTTCTTTTCAGAAGTTTTAGTGTTAGATATACCTCCTAAAATCAAAGCAAAACTTTTGGCACAGCTAAGTGATAAAGGTGTTAAAGAGTGGTATAAAGTATTAAGTAAAAAATAG